A genomic stretch from Microtus pennsylvanicus isolate mMicPen1 chromosome 11, mMicPen1.hap1, whole genome shotgun sequence includes:
- the Gga3 gene encoding ADP-ribosylation factor-binding protein GGA3 isoform X2, whose translation MAEAEGESLESWLNKATNPSNRQEDWEYIIGFCDQINKELEGPQIAVRLLAHKIQSPQEWEAVQALTVLEACMKNCGRRFHNEVGKFRFLNELIKVVSPKYLGDRVSEKVKTKVIELLFSWTLALPEEAKIKDAYHMLKRQGIVQSDPPIPMDRTLIPSPPPRPKNPVFDDEEKSKLLAKLLKSKNPDDLQEANKLIKSMVKEDEARIQKVTKRLHTLEEVNNNVKLLHEMLLHYNQEFSSEADKELMKELFDRCENKRRTLFKLASETEDNDNSLGDILQASDNLSRVISSYKTIIEGQIINGEVTTSIMPDSEGNDRCSNQGTLIDLAELDTPCSSSPVLAPAPAPPTSGIPILPPPPQTSGPPRSRSSSQAEAPPKPDSTSNALSLLDEELLCLGLTDPAPTASKESAGTSQWHLFQNEQSSDLDFFNPRPVSAACCPSDGSLLPPPVSTSTSVPKAEPTAPEYHNSALGDSTSHRLDALDQLLEEAKVTSGLVKPVSCFSHGATASPLLPTSTPARPLLPFSTGPGSPLFQSPAFQSQGSPLRGPELSLASVHVPLESIKPSSALPVTAYDKNGFRILFHFAKECPPGRPDVLVVVVSMLNTAPLPVKSIVLQAAVPKSMKVKLQPPSGTELSPFSPVQPPAAITQVMLLANPMKEKVRLRYKLTFALGEQLSTELGEVDQFPPVEQWGNL comes from the exons GTGCTGGAGGCATGTATGAAGAACTGTGGGAGGAGATTTCATAATGAAGTGGGGAAGTTCCGGTTTTTGAATGAATTAATCAAAGTTGTCTCTCCAAAG tacttgggagacagggtGTCTGAGAAGGTGAAGACTAAGGTCATCGAGTTGCTTTTTAGCTGGACACTGGCCTTGCCGGAAGAAGCAAAGATCAAAGATGCCTACCACATGTTGAAGAGACAAG GCATAGTGCAGTCGGACCCCCCCATCCCCATGGACAGAACGCtgatcccctctcccccacctcgTCCCAAAAACCCTGTTTTTGATGATGAGGAGAAATCCAAG CTTTTAGCCAAACTACTGAAAAGCAAGAACCCAGACGATCTACAAGAAGCCAACAAACTCATCAAGTCCATGGTGAAGGAA gatgaggcGCGAATCCAGAAAGTGACCAAGCGCCTGCACACGTTGGAGGAAGTTAACAACAATGTCAAGTTGCTCCATGAGATGCTCCTTCACTACAACCAAGAGTTCTCTTCGGAGGCTGACAAAGAGCTCATGAAG GAGCTGTTTGATCGTTGTGAGAACAAGAGACGGACATTATTTAAACTGGCCAGCGAGACAGAAGACAATGACAACAGCTTGG GGGACATCCTGCAGGCCAGTGACAACCTCTCCAGGGTCATCAGTTCTTACAAAACAATTATTGAAGGGCAGATCATCAATGGTGAAGTGACCACCTCAATCATGCCTGACTCTGAAG GAAATGACCGCTGCAGTAACCAAGGCACCCTCATCGACCTTGCTGAGTTGGACACCCCCTGCAGCTCATCCCCAGTGTTGGCCCCAGCACCTGCCCCACCCACCTCAGGCATCCCtatcctccctccacccccccagACCTCTGGGCCTCCACGAAGCCGTTCGTCCAGCCAGGCTgaggctcccccaaagcctgaCAGCACGAGCAATGCCCTCTCATTGCTAGATGAGGAGCTGCTCTGCCTGG GCCTTACTGACCCAGCCCCCACTGCTTCCAAAGAGTCGGCTGGAACTAGTCAGTGGCACCTGTTCCAG AATGAACAGTCATCAGACCTGGATTTCTTCAACCCCAGGCCAGTGTCTGCGGCCTGCTGCCCCTCAGATGgatccctgctccctcccccagtTTCTACCTCAA CCTCGGTTCCAAAGGCTGAGCCCACAGCCCCAGAGTACCACAACTCAGCACTGGGTGACAGCACCTCGCACCGCCTAGATGCCCTTGATCAGCTTCTGGAAGAGGCCAAAGT gACCTCAGGCTTGGTGAAACCTGTTTCTTGTTTCTCCCATGGGGCCACCGCCTCCCCACTGCTTCCCACCTCTACCCCAGCCAGGCCTCTCCTGCCCTTCTCCACGGGGCCTGGAAGCCCTCTCTTCCAGTCACCAGCCTTCCAGTCTCAAGGCAGCCCTCTGAGGGGACCAGAGCTCTCCCTGGCCAGTGTCCATGTGCCCTTGGAATCAATCAAGCCTA GCAGTGCCCTTCCTGTGACAGCCTATGATAAAAATGGCTTCCGCATCCTTTTCCACTTTGCTAAGGAGTGTCCCCCAGGACGGCCTGATGTGCTGGTGGTGGTAGTGTCCATGCTGAATACAGCTCCCTTGCCAGTCAAGAGCATTGTGCTGCAGGCCGCAGTGCCCAAG TCAATGAAGGTGAAGTTGCAGCCACCCTCGGGGACAGAACTTTCTCCATTTAGTCCTGTGCAGCCACCTGCAGCCATTACCCAGGTTATGCTGCTGGCCAATCCAATGAAG GAGAAGGTGCGGCTTCGGTATAAGCTGACCTTTGCTCTTGGAGAGCAGCTGAGCACAGAACTGGGTGAAGTGGACCAGTTTCCGCCTGTGGAACAGTGGGGGAACCTATGA
- the Gga3 gene encoding ADP-ribosylation factor-binding protein GGA3 isoform X1, with product MAEAEGESLESWLNKATNPSNRQEDWEYIIGFCDQINKELEGPQIAVRLLAHKIQSPQEWEAVQALTVLEACMKNCGRRFHNEVGKFRFLNELIKVVSPKYLGDRVSEKVKTKVIELLFSWTLALPEEAKIKDAYHMLKRQGIVQSDPPIPMDRTLIPSPPPRPKNPVFDDEEKSKLLAKLLKSKNPDDLQEANKLIKSMVKEDEARIQKVTKRLHTLEEVNNNVKLLHEMLLHYNQEFSSEADKELMKELFDRCENKRRTLFKLASETEDNDNSLGDILQASDNLSRVISSYKTIIEGQIINGEVTTSIMPDSEGNDRCSNQGTLIDLAELDTPCSSSPVLAPAPAPPTSGIPILPPPPQTSGPPRSRSSSQAEAPPKPDSTSNALSLLDEELLCLGLTDPAPTASKESAGTSQWHLFQNEQSSDLDFFNPRPVSAACCPSDGSLLPPPVSTSSTSQAPLPAPFPAPVLPASAPAPSTGSFLFSSGPAPASVPKAEPTAPEYHNSALGDSTSHRLDALDQLLEEAKVTSGLVKPVSCFSHGATASPLLPTSTPARPLLPFSTGPGSPLFQSPAFQSQGSPLRGPELSLASVHVPLESIKPSSALPVTAYDKNGFRILFHFAKECPPGRPDVLVVVVSMLNTAPLPVKSIVLQAAVPKSMKVKLQPPSGTELSPFSPVQPPAAITQVMLLANPMKEKVRLRYKLTFALGEQLSTELGEVDQFPPVEQWGNL from the exons GTGCTGGAGGCATGTATGAAGAACTGTGGGAGGAGATTTCATAATGAAGTGGGGAAGTTCCGGTTTTTGAATGAATTAATCAAAGTTGTCTCTCCAAAG tacttgggagacagggtGTCTGAGAAGGTGAAGACTAAGGTCATCGAGTTGCTTTTTAGCTGGACACTGGCCTTGCCGGAAGAAGCAAAGATCAAAGATGCCTACCACATGTTGAAGAGACAAG GCATAGTGCAGTCGGACCCCCCCATCCCCATGGACAGAACGCtgatcccctctcccccacctcgTCCCAAAAACCCTGTTTTTGATGATGAGGAGAAATCCAAG CTTTTAGCCAAACTACTGAAAAGCAAGAACCCAGACGATCTACAAGAAGCCAACAAACTCATCAAGTCCATGGTGAAGGAA gatgaggcGCGAATCCAGAAAGTGACCAAGCGCCTGCACACGTTGGAGGAAGTTAACAACAATGTCAAGTTGCTCCATGAGATGCTCCTTCACTACAACCAAGAGTTCTCTTCGGAGGCTGACAAAGAGCTCATGAAG GAGCTGTTTGATCGTTGTGAGAACAAGAGACGGACATTATTTAAACTGGCCAGCGAGACAGAAGACAATGACAACAGCTTGG GGGACATCCTGCAGGCCAGTGACAACCTCTCCAGGGTCATCAGTTCTTACAAAACAATTATTGAAGGGCAGATCATCAATGGTGAAGTGACCACCTCAATCATGCCTGACTCTGAAG GAAATGACCGCTGCAGTAACCAAGGCACCCTCATCGACCTTGCTGAGTTGGACACCCCCTGCAGCTCATCCCCAGTGTTGGCCCCAGCACCTGCCCCACCCACCTCAGGCATCCCtatcctccctccacccccccagACCTCTGGGCCTCCACGAAGCCGTTCGTCCAGCCAGGCTgaggctcccccaaagcctgaCAGCACGAGCAATGCCCTCTCATTGCTAGATGAGGAGCTGCTCTGCCTGG GCCTTACTGACCCAGCCCCCACTGCTTCCAAAGAGTCGGCTGGAACTAGTCAGTGGCACCTGTTCCAG AATGAACAGTCATCAGACCTGGATTTCTTCAACCCCAGGCCAGTGTCTGCGGCCTGCTGCCCCTCAGATGgatccctgctccctcccccagtTTCTACCTCAAGTACGTCCCAAGCTCCACTGCCTGCTCCCTTCCCAGCTCCTGTGCTCCCAGCCAGTGCACCAGCCCCCAGCACTGGttccttcctgttctcttctGGACCTGCCCCAGCCTCGGTTCCAAAGGCTGAGCCCACAGCCCCAGAGTACCACAACTCAGCACTGGGTGACAGCACCTCGCACCGCCTAGATGCCCTTGATCAGCTTCTGGAAGAGGCCAAAGT gACCTCAGGCTTGGTGAAACCTGTTTCTTGTTTCTCCCATGGGGCCACCGCCTCCCCACTGCTTCCCACCTCTACCCCAGCCAGGCCTCTCCTGCCCTTCTCCACGGGGCCTGGAAGCCCTCTCTTCCAGTCACCAGCCTTCCAGTCTCAAGGCAGCCCTCTGAGGGGACCAGAGCTCTCCCTGGCCAGTGTCCATGTGCCCTTGGAATCAATCAAGCCTA GCAGTGCCCTTCCTGTGACAGCCTATGATAAAAATGGCTTCCGCATCCTTTTCCACTTTGCTAAGGAGTGTCCCCCAGGACGGCCTGATGTGCTGGTGGTGGTAGTGTCCATGCTGAATACAGCTCCCTTGCCAGTCAAGAGCATTGTGCTGCAGGCCGCAGTGCCCAAG TCAATGAAGGTGAAGTTGCAGCCACCCTCGGGGACAGAACTTTCTCCATTTAGTCCTGTGCAGCCACCTGCAGCCATTACCCAGGTTATGCTGCTGGCCAATCCAATGAAG GAGAAGGTGCGGCTTCGGTATAAGCTGACCTTTGCTCTTGGAGAGCAGCTGAGCACAGAACTGGGTGAAGTGGACCAGTTTCCGCCTGTGGAACAGTGGGGGAACCTATGA
- the Gga3 gene encoding ADP-ribosylation factor-binding protein GGA3 isoform X3: MLKRQGIVQSDPPIPMDRTLIPSPPPRPKNPVFDDEEKSKLLAKLLKSKNPDDLQEANKLIKSMVKEDEARIQKVTKRLHTLEEVNNNVKLLHEMLLHYNQEFSSEADKELMKELFDRCENKRRTLFKLASETEDNDNSLGDILQASDNLSRVISSYKTIIEGQIINGEVTTSIMPDSEGNDRCSNQGTLIDLAELDTPCSSSPVLAPAPAPPTSGIPILPPPPQTSGPPRSRSSSQAEAPPKPDSTSNALSLLDEELLCLGLTDPAPTASKESAGTSQWHLFQNEQSSDLDFFNPRPVSAACCPSDGSLLPPPVSTSSTSQAPLPAPFPAPVLPASAPAPSTGSFLFSSGPAPASVPKAEPTAPEYHNSALGDSTSHRLDALDQLLEEAKVTSGLVKPVSCFSHGATASPLLPTSTPARPLLPFSTGPGSPLFQSPAFQSQGSPLRGPELSLASVHVPLESIKPSSALPVTAYDKNGFRILFHFAKECPPGRPDVLVVVVSMLNTAPLPVKSIVLQAAVPKSMKVKLQPPSGTELSPFSPVQPPAAITQVMLLANPMKEKVRLRYKLTFALGEQLSTELGEVDQFPPVEQWGNL; the protein is encoded by the exons ATGTTGAAGAGACAAG GCATAGTGCAGTCGGACCCCCCCATCCCCATGGACAGAACGCtgatcccctctcccccacctcgTCCCAAAAACCCTGTTTTTGATGATGAGGAGAAATCCAAG CTTTTAGCCAAACTACTGAAAAGCAAGAACCCAGACGATCTACAAGAAGCCAACAAACTCATCAAGTCCATGGTGAAGGAA gatgaggcGCGAATCCAGAAAGTGACCAAGCGCCTGCACACGTTGGAGGAAGTTAACAACAATGTCAAGTTGCTCCATGAGATGCTCCTTCACTACAACCAAGAGTTCTCTTCGGAGGCTGACAAAGAGCTCATGAAG GAGCTGTTTGATCGTTGTGAGAACAAGAGACGGACATTATTTAAACTGGCCAGCGAGACAGAAGACAATGACAACAGCTTGG GGGACATCCTGCAGGCCAGTGACAACCTCTCCAGGGTCATCAGTTCTTACAAAACAATTATTGAAGGGCAGATCATCAATGGTGAAGTGACCACCTCAATCATGCCTGACTCTGAAG GAAATGACCGCTGCAGTAACCAAGGCACCCTCATCGACCTTGCTGAGTTGGACACCCCCTGCAGCTCATCCCCAGTGTTGGCCCCAGCACCTGCCCCACCCACCTCAGGCATCCCtatcctccctccacccccccagACCTCTGGGCCTCCACGAAGCCGTTCGTCCAGCCAGGCTgaggctcccccaaagcctgaCAGCACGAGCAATGCCCTCTCATTGCTAGATGAGGAGCTGCTCTGCCTGG GCCTTACTGACCCAGCCCCCACTGCTTCCAAAGAGTCGGCTGGAACTAGTCAGTGGCACCTGTTCCAG AATGAACAGTCATCAGACCTGGATTTCTTCAACCCCAGGCCAGTGTCTGCGGCCTGCTGCCCCTCAGATGgatccctgctccctcccccagtTTCTACCTCAAGTACGTCCCAAGCTCCACTGCCTGCTCCCTTCCCAGCTCCTGTGCTCCCAGCCAGTGCACCAGCCCCCAGCACTGGttccttcctgttctcttctGGACCTGCCCCAGCCTCGGTTCCAAAGGCTGAGCCCACAGCCCCAGAGTACCACAACTCAGCACTGGGTGACAGCACCTCGCACCGCCTAGATGCCCTTGATCAGCTTCTGGAAGAGGCCAAAGT gACCTCAGGCTTGGTGAAACCTGTTTCTTGTTTCTCCCATGGGGCCACCGCCTCCCCACTGCTTCCCACCTCTACCCCAGCCAGGCCTCTCCTGCCCTTCTCCACGGGGCCTGGAAGCCCTCTCTTCCAGTCACCAGCCTTCCAGTCTCAAGGCAGCCCTCTGAGGGGACCAGAGCTCTCCCTGGCCAGTGTCCATGTGCCCTTGGAATCAATCAAGCCTA GCAGTGCCCTTCCTGTGACAGCCTATGATAAAAATGGCTTCCGCATCCTTTTCCACTTTGCTAAGGAGTGTCCCCCAGGACGGCCTGATGTGCTGGTGGTGGTAGTGTCCATGCTGAATACAGCTCCCTTGCCAGTCAAGAGCATTGTGCTGCAGGCCGCAGTGCCCAAG TCAATGAAGGTGAAGTTGCAGCCACCCTCGGGGACAGAACTTTCTCCATTTAGTCCTGTGCAGCCACCTGCAGCCATTACCCAGGTTATGCTGCTGGCCAATCCAATGAAG GAGAAGGTGCGGCTTCGGTATAAGCTGACCTTTGCTCTTGGAGAGCAGCTGAGCACAGAACTGGGTGAAGTGGACCAGTTTCCGCCTGTGGAACAGTGGGGGAACCTATGA